The following are encoded together in the Kribbella voronezhensis genome:
- a CDS encoding TetR family transcriptional regulator, producing the protein METPVESTRERLLNVAEQRFGEGGYEGTSLRAITVAAAANIAAVNYHFGSKEALLRAAVARAMAPVNTERRRRLDQLEAKGRPTAEQLIRAFVEPGLDLVLRRGERGPVVARFIGRIAFDPSQRIRELYAAESDPVEARYLAALQAALPRAAPESVAFGYVNMLGLLALHQSQALTRPPGEPAEPNDDPGKLAENLIAFLVAAFDRGLRA; encoded by the coding sequence GTGGAAACACCCGTGGAATCGACCCGGGAAAGACTGCTCAACGTCGCCGAGCAGAGGTTCGGCGAGGGGGGTTACGAAGGAACCTCGCTGCGCGCGATCACCGTCGCCGCGGCCGCCAATATCGCCGCGGTGAACTATCACTTCGGCTCGAAGGAGGCGCTGCTCAGGGCCGCCGTGGCGCGCGCGATGGCGCCGGTGAACACCGAGCGCCGGCGCCGGCTGGACCAGTTGGAGGCGAAGGGCCGGCCGACCGCCGAGCAGTTGATCCGCGCGTTCGTCGAGCCGGGACTGGATCTCGTACTGCGTCGCGGCGAGCGCGGGCCGGTGGTGGCGAGGTTCATCGGCCGGATCGCGTTCGACCCGAGTCAGCGGATCCGCGAGTTGTACGCCGCCGAGTCGGACCCGGTCGAAGCCAGGTACCTCGCGGCGTTGCAGGCGGCGTTGCCGAGGGCCGCGCCGGAGTCGGTCGCGTTCGGGTACGTGAACATGCTCGGGTTGCTCGCACTGCACCAGTCGCAGGCACTCACCCGCCCGCCGGGTGAGCCGGCCGAACCCAACGACGATCCCGGCAAGCTGGCCGAGAACCTGATCGCCTTCCTGGTCGCCGCCTTCGACCGCGGGCTGCGCGCCTGA
- a CDS encoding ROK family protein yields MDPCEVVVAVDLGGTRMKCGLVAADGAVLHRETRPTPRVVVDARGGGRAVLEALLETVVELGQKAAADGHRVRAVGVVVPGIINAESGIVSAENLAWAGTPVLAELKAAIGDQHVILAHDVRAGGYAELRQGALIGTTNSLFLPLGTGIAAAMVVDGSLVSGDGYAGELGHTRFVNGEAAELCACGQWGCLETVASAAALARRYGVRSGRVVDGAREVLELLAQGDPDAEAVWKEALAALVDALVMYTTLVAPTRIAIGGGLVGAGETLLAPLREGVAARLTFQRKPEIVAAVLGEEAGCLGAALMAWDSITDESGEQTV; encoded by the coding sequence GTGGACCCCTGTGAAGTCGTGGTTGCCGTCGATCTCGGTGGAACCCGGATGAAGTGCGGCCTGGTCGCCGCCGACGGTGCCGTGCTGCACCGCGAGACCAGGCCGACGCCCCGGGTTGTGGTTGACGCACGAGGCGGGGGTCGCGCCGTGCTCGAAGCCCTGCTCGAAACCGTCGTCGAACTCGGCCAGAAGGCGGCCGCCGACGGCCATCGGGTCCGAGCCGTCGGCGTCGTGGTGCCCGGCATCATCAACGCCGAAAGCGGCATCGTCAGCGCGGAGAACCTGGCCTGGGCCGGTACGCCGGTGCTCGCCGAACTCAAGGCCGCCATCGGCGACCAGCACGTCATCCTGGCGCACGACGTTCGCGCCGGCGGCTACGCCGAGCTCCGCCAAGGCGCCCTGATCGGCACCACGAACTCGCTGTTCCTCCCGCTCGGCACCGGGATCGCCGCGGCCATGGTCGTCGACGGCTCACTGGTCAGCGGCGACGGGTACGCCGGCGAGCTCGGCCACACCCGGTTCGTCAACGGTGAGGCCGCCGAACTCTGCGCCTGCGGCCAGTGGGGCTGCCTCGAGACGGTCGCCTCCGCCGCCGCCCTGGCCAGACGGTACGGCGTACGCAGCGGCCGCGTCGTCGACGGCGCCCGTGAGGTCCTCGAACTGCTCGCGCAGGGCGATCCGGATGCCGAGGCCGTGTGGAAGGAAGCGCTGGCCGCTCTCGTCGACGCCCTCGTCATGTACACGACGCTGGTCGCGCCGACCCGGATCGCGATCGGCGGTGGCCTGGTCGGAGCCGGTGAGACCCTGCTGGCACCGCTGCGCGAAGGAGTCGCCGCGCGGCTCACCTTCCAGCGCAAGCCGGAGATCGTCGCCGCTGTTCTCGGCGAAGAGGCCGGCTGCCTGGGCGCCGCCTTGATGGCGTGGGACAGCATCACCGACGAGAGCGGAGAGCAGACGGTATGA
- the nagA gene encoding N-acetylglucosamine-6-phosphate deacetylase translates to MTTYRVARLVTPDDVLENAWIQVVDSDILAFGRRSDGMPADGLRPEDLGDVTVVPGFVDIHTHGGGGSTYSTTDPEEARKVAAFHARHGTTTTMASLVTAPLDDIVEQTACLADLVTDGVIAGVHLEGPFLSEARCGAHEPTLLRDPVEGDVAKVLSDAVKMVTIAPELPSGLDAIRQVVDAGVVAALGHTDATYEQMIAGADAGATVATHLFNGMRPFHHRDPGPVGAALNDPRLLLEVINDGMHLDPQVVRVALAAAGVNRIALITDAMVATGMPNGRYMLGSLEVDVKDGLATLAHGTHSIAGSTLTMDVAFANAVKAGTSLVDASRMASTTPAQTFGWYDVGGIETGKRADLVVLDEEYAVRKVMRAGAWLD, encoded by the coding sequence ATGACGACGTATCGCGTGGCGCGCCTGGTCACGCCCGACGACGTACTGGAGAACGCCTGGATCCAGGTGGTCGACAGTGACATCCTCGCGTTCGGGCGCCGCTCGGACGGGATGCCGGCCGACGGGCTGCGCCCCGAGGACCTCGGCGACGTCACGGTGGTGCCTGGTTTCGTCGACATCCACACCCACGGCGGCGGCGGTTCGACGTACTCGACGACCGATCCCGAGGAGGCCCGCAAGGTCGCGGCCTTCCATGCCAGGCACGGCACCACGACGACGATGGCGAGCCTGGTCACCGCACCGCTCGACGACATCGTCGAGCAGACCGCCTGTCTGGCCGACCTGGTCACCGACGGCGTGATCGCCGGCGTCCACCTCGAAGGCCCGTTCCTGTCGGAGGCCCGGTGCGGTGCTCATGAGCCGACCCTGCTGCGCGATCCGGTCGAGGGTGACGTCGCGAAGGTGCTCAGCGATGCCGTCAAGATGGTGACGATCGCGCCGGAGCTGCCGAGCGGCCTGGACGCGATCCGCCAGGTCGTCGACGCCGGAGTGGTCGCGGCGCTCGGGCACACGGACGCGACGTACGAGCAGATGATCGCCGGGGCGGATGCCGGTGCGACCGTGGCGACCCACCTTTTCAACGGGATGCGGCCGTTCCATCACCGCGACCCGGGTCCGGTCGGCGCCGCCCTGAACGATCCGCGGCTGCTGCTCGAGGTCATCAACGACGGCATGCACCTGGATCCGCAGGTGGTCCGGGTCGCGCTGGCCGCGGCCGGGGTCAACCGGATCGCGCTCATCACCGACGCGATGGTGGCGACCGGGATGCCGAACGGGCGGTACATGCTCGGCAGTCTCGAGGTCGACGTGAAGGACGGGCTGGCAACGCTTGCCCACGGCACCCATTCGATCGCCGGCAGCACCTTGACGATGGACGTCGCGTTCGCCAACGCGGTCAAGGCCGGCACGTCCTTGGTCGACGCTTCCCGGATGGCGTCGACAACGCCGGCCCAGACGTTCGGCTGGTACGACGTGGGTGGGATCGAGACCGGCAAACGAGCCGATCTGGTCGTCCTGGACGAGGAGTACGCCGTCCGCAAGGTGATGCGGGCCGGCGCGTGGCTGGACTGA